The genomic region CAATACTGATTCTGCTGCGCTTTGCGTTTCAGCAAGCACAACGCCGACGCCCTGCGTGCCTTCCAATAGCTTGACGACCAGTGGCGGACCGCCAACGTGACGAATGACATCTTGAATGTCATCCGGCGCGTGGGCAAAGCCGGTTTTTGGTAGATCAATACGTTCACGCGACAATACTTGTAAGCAGCGCAGTTTATCGCGGGCACGTCCAATGGCGGCGCTCTCATTAATTGGTGTCACGCCCATCATTTCGAACTGACGCAATACGGCTAGGCCATAAAACGTGATGGAAGCGCCGATGCGGGGAATGACCGCGTCGTATCCTGTGAGTTCTTCGCCACCATAGCGCAACATCGGTCTTGTCGGGTCGACGTTTATCGTGCAACGTAGGGTGTCAAGCACTTCGATTTCATGGCCACGCGCATCGGCGGCTTCGACCAAACGAAAGGTCGAGTACAAACGTGGGTTACGGCTCAGTACGCAAATCTTCATCGTTCAATTCAGCTATTACGGTTCAACAAATTCGTGAATGGAGGGTTTGCCGAGATCCGGGTCGCCTTGCAGCCAGGATACATGCGGCACCACCACAGCATCGGATGGCAGGCCGGTTCGGCCCAATAACATTCGGTATTTCATTTTCGAGCGGTTGGTCAGCGTGACCGCAATCGGCCAGCAGAATTTTCCGATGCAGAGTGTGGTGG from Permianibacter aggregans harbors:
- the rimK gene encoding 30S ribosomal protein S6--L-glutamate ligase, whose product is MKICVLSRNPRLYSTFRLVEAADARGHEIEVLDTLRCTINVDPTRPMLRYGGEELTGYDAVIPRIGASITFYGLAVLRQFEMMGVTPINESAAIGRARDKLRCLQVLSRERIDLPKTGFAHAPDDIQDVIRHVGGPPLVVKLLEGTQGVGVVLAETQSAAESVLEAFLSLDQNIMVQEFVREAGGADIRCFVIDGEVVASMKRQAKEGEFRANLHRGGMAMAIDITAEERDAAIAATKVLGLNVAGVDMLRSKRGPLVLEVNASPGLEGIEYASGVDVATKMIEFLERSVRPDLPKKKCEG